A genomic window from Pseudomonadales bacterium includes:
- the rpsS gene encoding 30S ribosomal protein S19, which yields MPRSLRKGPFVDLHLSKKVETAVASNDKRPIKTWSRRSMVLPDMVGLTIAVHNGRQHVPILINEDMVGHKLGEFAPTRTYRGHAADKKARR from the coding sequence ATGCCCAGATCGCTGCGCAAGGGTCCGTTCGTTGATCTGCACCTTTCGAAAAAGGTGGAGACCGCTGTAGCCAGCAATGACAAGAGACCGATCAAGACCTGGTCGAGACGTTCGATGGTGCTGCCCGACATGGTGGGTCTGACAATCGCCGTGCATAACGGCCGTCAGCACGTGCCGATACTCATCAACGAAGACATGGTTGGACACAAACTGGGCGAATTCGCGCCGACCCGGACTTACCGTGGTCATGCTGCGGATAAGAAGGCTCGCCGTTAG